In Prunus dulcis chromosome 2, ALMONDv2, whole genome shotgun sequence, a single genomic region encodes these proteins:
- the LOC117618095 gene encoding uncharacterized protein LOC117618095: MNGLKPSIQDRTGLQTFWTVQEANNMALKAELMENERRSSSGNFQKKSANSPIPAKDKVILDKAEIPKELQKILQGFKELIADNIPNQLPPMKEDIQHQIDLVPGASLPNLPHYLMTPKENEILQEKIEELLQKGFIRKSMSSCAVPLLLVPKKDETWHMYVDSRVINKITIKYRFPIPRLEDMLDVLEGSKVLRPFIGYVIGEDGIQVDDEKVRAISDWPTTTIVSELRSFHGLATFYRRFVHDFSIITTPITECLKQGKFQWGDEQEKSLALIKHKLCTAPVLALPNFEKIFEVECDASEVGVGAVLSQEKKPVAFFSEKLSEAHQIWSTLNRVVDALSRRANILVTMAQKVKGFEFLKELYEVDEDFKEIWSKCVRNQPVTNFHPTYGYLFKGNKLCIPETFLREKLIRDLHGGGLSGHLGRDKKIAGMEERYYWPQLKNDVERSCKSAILVRFSKMTHFIACKKTNDATSVAKLFFKEVVCLHGVPKSITSDRDTKFLSHFWVTLWKMFETTLNRSSTAHPQIDGQTEVTNGTLGKSPFNLVYSSIPNHVIDLVKLPKAHGVSTATEHMAENVQAMKNEVKERLEKTTAKYKAAADKHVRVKVFNEGDSVMVCLKKERFPVDDPLYPKDNSGSSSSEVEGTNVEHMAELIEE; encoded by the exons ATGAATGGGCTTAAACCTTCCATCCAAGATCGAACTGGGTTGCAGACTTTCTGGACCGTGCAAGAGGCTAATAATATGGCCCTCAAGGCAGAACTTATGGAGAACGAGAGACGATCGAGTTCTGGCAATTTTCAGAAGAAATCTGCCAATTCACCTATCCCTGCAAAAGACAAAG TCATACTTGATAAAGCTGAAATTCCAAAAGAATTGCAGAAAATTTTGCAAGGGTTCAAGGAGTTGATTGCTGACAACATACCCAACCAGCTACCTCCCATGAAGGAGGATATCCAACATCAGATTGATTTGGTGCCTGGAGCAAGTCTCCCCAATCTACCACATTATCTCATGACTCCCAAGGAGAATGAAATTCTACAAGAGAAGATAGAAGAGTTGCTGCAAAAAGGGTTTATTCGTAAGAGCATGAGTTCTTGTGCAGTCCCACTATTGCTGGTGCCCAAAAAAGATGAAACATGGCATATGTATGTTGATAGTAGGGTGATCAACAAAATTACTATCAAATACAGATTTCCAATACCACGGTTGGAAGACATGCTGGATGTGTTGGAGGGTTCTAAG GTTCTTCGTCCTTTTATCG GTTATGTTATTGGCGAGGATGGCATTCAGGTGGATGATGAGAAGGTGCGAGCTATTAGTGACTGGCCTACCACGACAATAGTAAGTGAGTTAAGAAGCTTTCATGGGTTGGCTACCTTTTATCGAAGGTTTGTTCATGATTTTAGCATCATTACTACACCCATCACTGAGTGTTTGAAGCAAGGAAAGTTTCAGTGGGGTGATGAGCAAGAGAAGAGTTTAGCACTCATTAAGCACAAGCTATGCACCGCCCCAGTCCTAGCCCTTCCTAACTTTGAGAAGATATTTGAGGTCGAATGTGATGCAAGTGAAGTGGGAGTAGGTGCAGTTTTGTCTCAAGAGAAGAAACCAGTGGCCTTTTTTAGTGAGAAACTTAGTGAAGCTCACCAAATATGGA GTACCCTTAATCGTGTGGTAGATGCTTTGAGCCGAAGAGCAAACATACTAGTTACCATGGCTCAAAAGGTTAAGGGATTTGAGTTCTTGAAGGAGTTGTATGAAGTCGATGAAGACTTTAAGGAGATTTGGTCTAAGTGTGTTCGCAACCAACCTGTTACAAATTTTCACCCCACTTATGGTTATTTGTTtaaaggtaacaaactttgtATTCCTGAAACCTTCTTGAGGGAGAAGCTAATTCGAGATTTACATGGAGGCGGCCTAAGTGGGCACTTAGGAAGAGACAAAAAAATTGCTGGCATGGAGGAGCGTTATTATTGGCCACAATTGAAAAATGACGTGGAAAGATCGTGCAAAAGTGCTATACTTGTCAG GTTCTCCAAGATGACGCACTTCATCGCGTGCAAGAAGACGAATGATGCAACTAGCGTagccaaattatttttcaaggAGGTTGTTTGTTTGCATGGTGTGCCCAAATCCATCACCTCTGATCGTGACACGAAGTTCCTCAGTCACTTTTGGGTTACTTTATGGAAGATGTTTGAAACCACCCTTAATCGCAGCAGTACCGCACATCCCCAAATTGATGGCCAGACAGAAGTTACTAACGGAACTTTGG GAAAATCACCTTTCAATTTGGTTTACAGTTCGATTCCTAACCATGTGATTGATTTAGTGAAGCTACCCAAGGCCCATGGTGTAAGTACCGCAACTGAGCATATGGCAGAAAATGTCCAGGCCATGAAGAATGAGGTCAAGGAGAGGTTGGAGAAAACCACAGCTAAATACAAAGCCGCCGCAGACAAACATGTACGAGTTAAGGTGTTCAATGAAGGCGACTCCGTCATGGTCTGTTTGAAGAAGGAGAGGTTTCCAGTGG ATGATCCACTCTATCCTAAAGATAACTCGGGGTCGAGTTCTTCCGAAGTGGAAGGGACTAATGTAGAACATATGGCCGAGTTGATCGAGGAATAG
- the LOC117618587 gene encoding protein PSK SIMULATOR 1 — protein sequence MVAESWFRSLWKTKRKHEGPEKAVVGVLAFEVASLMSKLVHLWQFLSDKQVTKLREEITNSVGIKKLVSDDDDFIVGLICAELIENMVRVAKSVARLAKNCTDPALKSFENAFTEWINNGIDPYGWEFSWKKMERKAKKMEKFISANANLYEEMEVLTELEQNLRRMKGNDDLDGVNLLEFQKKVVWKQQEVKNLKEVSLWNRTYDYVVLLLARSLFTMYSRINHVFGIQQMVDAGDTKDSGIINSDHINRSNSVSALMQSSVRPPKNGLPRFASGPLGRFSAISGPILETNKTNICYSGPLGDSITKSGPISGKNRDVNFFSGPLGRSTTKSGAIAATNRTIRKLWNHSRSNHGKKSHTKSNRLTQVGPFKGCMITANNSPITNCYLSSNDVRSAILNADILASGNKSHPSTSIFSSKHRLLDAPPETLGAAALALHYANVVIIIEKLVASPHLIGLDARDDLYNMLPASVRATLRARLKPYSKSLTSSVYDTVLAGEWNEAMAGILEWLAPLAHNMIRWQSERSFEQQSLVSRTHVLLVQTLYFANQQKTEATITELLVGLNYVWRFGREVNAKALLESGSSRIYDEFLDLDG from the coding sequence ATGGTTGCAGAATCGTGGTTTCGCAGTCTTTGGAAGACTAAAAGGAAGCATGAAGGGCCTGAGAAAGCAGTGGTTGGAGTTTTGGCCTTTGAAGTTGCAAGCTTGATGTCTAAGCTGGTCCATCTATGGCAATTTCTGAGTGATAAACAGGTTACTAAGCTAAGGGAAGAAATCACAAATTCAGTGGGTATAAAAAAGCTTGTGTCAGATGATGATGACTTCATTGTAGGGTTGATATGCGCTGAATTGATTGAGAATATGGTCCGCGTGGCAAAATCTGTGGCCAGGCTTGCCAAAAATTGTACTGATCCTGCGTTGAAGAGTTTTGAGAATGCTTTTACTGAGTGGATCAATAATGGTATTGACCCTTATGGATGGGAATTTTCATGGAAGAAGATGGAAAGGAAAGCTAAGAAGATGGAGAAGTTCATTTCAGCAAATGCAAATTTGTATGAAGAGATGGAAGTGCTTACAGAGCTTGAACAAAATTTGAGGAGAATGAAGGGAAATGATGACTTAGATGGTGTGAATTTGCTTGAGTTTCAGAAGAAGGTAGTGTGGAAGCAGCAGGAGGTGAAGAATTTGAAAGAGGTCTCTCTGTGGAACAGGACTTATGATTACGTAGTCCTCCTTTTGGCAAGATCTCTCTTCACAATGTACAGTAGGATCAATCATGTCTTTGGAATTCAACAGATGGTAGATGCGGGTGATACCAAAGATTCTGGAATTATTAATTCTGATCACATTAATCGTAGCAATTCAGTTTCTGCACTAATGCAATCTTCAGTCCGTCCACCTAAGAATGGTCTTCCAAGATTTGCTTCAGGCCCCCTTGGGAGGTTTAGTGCTATATCAGGGCCAATATtggaaacaaataaaaccaaCATTTGCTATTCAGGTCCTCTTGGTGACTCAATTACAAAATCAGGCCCTATTTCGGGAAAGAATAGAGATGTCAACTTTTTTTCAGGCCCTCTTGGGAGGTCAACGACAAAGTCAGGCGCAATTGCTGCAACGAATAGAACCATCAGGAAGTTGTGGAATCACTCACGCAGTAATCATGGGAAGAAATCACACACAAAGTCCAATAGGTTGACTCAAGTTGGACCTTTCAAAGGATGCATGATAACTGCAAACAATTCACCCATCACCAATTGCTACTTGAGTTCGAATGATGTTCGTTCAGCAATTCTCAATGCAGACATTCTAGCTTCTGGCAACAAAAGTCATCCTAGTACATCAATCTTCAGTTCCAAGCACAGGTTGTTGGATGCCCCACCTGAAACCCTTGGTGCTGCTGCCTTAGCACTGCACTATGCAAATGTTGTCATCATAATTGAGAAGTTAGTTGCATCTCCTCACTTGATTGGTCTTGATGCAAGAGATGACCTGTACAATATGCTGCCTGCAAGTGTGAGAGCTACATTAAGGGCCAGACTAAAGCCATACAGTAAGAGTTTGACTTCATCAGTTTATGATACAGTTCTTGCTGGAGAGTGGAATGAGGCAATGGCAGGAATATTAGAGTGGCTGGCACCTCTTGCTCATAATATGATAAGATGGCAATCCGAGAGGAGTTTTGAACAGCAAAGCTTGGTTTCCAGGACACATGTGCTTTTGGTACAAACCCTTTACTTTGCAAATCAGCAAAAGACAGAAGCAACAATAACAGAGCTGCTTGTTGGGTTGAATTATGTCTGGCGATTTGGCAGAGAAGTCAATGCAAAAGCTCTATTAGAGAGTGGTAGCAGTAGAATCTATGATGAATTTTTGGATCTGGATGGGTAG